In Zea mays cultivar B73 chromosome 7, Zm-B73-REFERENCE-NAM-5.0, whole genome shotgun sequence, the following proteins share a genomic window:
- the LOC103633018 gene encoding lysine-specific demethylase JMJ25, which produces MKLLIAHGSHQELGKGDSMTNLMINMCDVVHMLMHATEVHYQCPKRVRVQSDVSERIANGTSVHVNTHVQNLNLDIEEQSHKHSISHIEEPNTNNSEGSLAGAAVWDVFRRQDLPKLNEYLAVHREECAARCQAVSSVKYPIYDQTVYLNDYHKKMLKDQYEGLKTIEQITMDSASVETNMFKLCKVRFVQFGQKGIPYLNTYDGRAIRYLDPLIKANDTIKIDLETNKIMDFIKFDVDNMVMVTGGRNTERVGVIKNREKHKGSFCCLELFAMSSFLLFVVQENLE; this is translated from the exons ATGAAACTGCTAATTGCACATGGAAGTCACCAAGAACTTGGTAAAGGTGATTCAATGACAAATCTAATGATTAACATGTGCGATGTG GTTCACATGTTAATGCATGCAACTGAAGTGCATTACCAATGTCCCAAGAGGGTAAGGGTACAGTCTGATGTATCTGAAAGGATTGCTAATGGAACTAGTGTTCATGTAAATACTCATGTTCAAAATTTGAATCTGGATATTGAAGAGCAATCACACAAACACTCGATTTCACACATCGAGGAGCCAAACACTAATAATTCAGAAGGATCCCTGGCTGGTGCTGCTGTCTGGGATGTATTTCGCAGGCAGGATCTTCCAAAGCTTAATGAATATCTAGCTGTTCATCGGGAAGAATGTGCAGCTAGATGTCAAGCAGTGTCTTCT GTTAAATATCCTATTTATGATCAAACAGTGTACCTTAACGATTATCATAAGAAGATGTTGAAGGATCAATATG AGGGACTGAAGACAATCGAGCAGATTACAATGGACTCAGCTTCGGTCGAGACCAATATG TTCAAGCTCTGCAAGGTGAGGTTTGTTCAGTTTGGCCAAAAAGGCATCCCCTACCTGAACACCTACGATGGTCGCGCCATCCGCTACCTCGACCCGCTCATCAAGGCCAACGACACCATCAAAATCGATCTGGAGACCAACAAGATCATGGACTTCATCAAGTTTGACGTCGACAACATGGTCATGGTGACTGGCGGGAGGAACACCGAGCGTGTAGGAGTCATCAAGAACAGGGAGAAGCACAAGGGCAGCTTTTGCTGCTTGGAGCTTTTTGCTATGTCTAGTTTTCTCCTATTTGTTGTACAGGAAAACTTAGAATAG